Proteins from a single region of Candidatus Methylacidiphilales bacterium:
- a CDS encoding SDR family oxidoreductase produces MNPLFTLENEAAVVIGGTGVLGATIALALSEAGARVAVCGRSEERGAVCVEAIKKAGGKAVFVKADALSRESLALAHREIETRLGRPSILVNAAGGNDPKATVSADHPFDTINLPDWQACFDVNLVGGALLPCQEFGAAMASRGKGSIINIASVSAHLPLSRVVAYSAAKAAVLNLTQFLAREWAPHGVRVNSITPGFFPAEQNRRLLFNEDGTPTPRSRSILGHTPMARFGEPRELTGAAIFLASQKASSFVTGSDIRVDGGFLCQTI; encoded by the coding sequence ATGAATCCACTCTTTACCCTCGAAAATGAAGCCGCCGTCGTGATCGGCGGCACGGGCGTGCTCGGCGCCACCATCGCACTGGCATTGTCGGAAGCGGGCGCGCGCGTCGCTGTGTGCGGACGTTCCGAAGAACGAGGTGCGGTCTGCGTCGAAGCCATCAAAAAGGCGGGTGGCAAGGCGGTCTTTGTCAAAGCGGATGCCCTGTCCAGGGAAAGCCTGGCGCTGGCTCATCGTGAAATTGAAACCCGTCTGGGCCGCCCAAGCATTCTCGTCAATGCGGCAGGTGGCAACGATCCCAAAGCGACGGTATCTGCGGATCATCCCTTTGACACAATCAACCTTCCCGACTGGCAGGCCTGTTTTGATGTCAATCTCGTCGGCGGCGCGCTGCTCCCCTGCCAGGAATTCGGCGCCGCAATGGCCTCACGCGGCAAAGGCAGCATCATCAACATCGCCAGCGTCTCCGCGCATTTGCCGCTCTCGCGGGTGGTGGCCTACTCCGCGGCCAAGGCGGCGGTGCTGAACCTCACGCAATTCCTCGCGCGCGAATGGGCGCCGCACGGCGTGCGCGTCAATTCGATCACTCCTGGATTTTTCCCGGCCGAACAAAACCGGCGTCTGCTTTTCAACGAAGACGGCACGCCGACCCCGCGCTCCAGGTCCATCCTCGGCCATACTCCGATGGCGCGATTCGGCGAACCGCGTGAACTCACCGGCGCCGCCATTTTTCTCGCATCACAAAAAGCCAGCAGCTTTGTCACCGGTTCGGATATCCGTGTGGACGGAGGCTTTTTATGCCAGACAATCTAA
- a CDS encoding virulence protein codes for MYAVAFDLDIEILKQTYGDPYNNAYGEIKKILHARGFDWQQGSVYFGKPEVVNAVTCVVAINELSKTLPWFAASVRDIRMMRIEENNDLMPAIQMDK; via the coding sequence ATGTACGCAGTTGCTTTTGACCTCGATATTGAAATTCTCAAGCAAACCTATGGCGATCCCTATAACAATGCCTACGGGGAGATTAAAAAAATCCTCCATGCCAGGGGATTTGATTGGCAGCAGGGCAGCGTCTATTTTGGCAAGCCGGAAGTCGTCAATGCCGTCACCTGCGTCGTCGCCATCAATGAATTATCAAAAACCTTGCCCTGGTTTGCCGCCTCTGTCCGGGACATTCGCATGATGCGGATCGAGGAAAATAACGACCTCATGCCCGCCATCCAGATGGACAAATAA
- a CDS encoding lactate racemase domain-containing protein: MPDNLKPVAGARTAKGAALADKEVREIIGRALDPAAYQGKRILLIVPDGTRTAPVGLLFREIFERLSTVAAKIDVMIALGTHPPMSDEAIRARMEISLEERRSKYARVEFINHAWNSPSALHRLGVIPAKEISDLSGGLFAMDVPVEINRRIFDYDQLIIAGPVFPHEVVGCSGGNKYLFPGIAGPEILNFFHWLGAVITNPMIIGNKWTPVRKVVDRAAAMVPVDRFCFCMVVDQAGLAGLYAGTPEAAWDAASDLSRELHIVYKEHPFHTVLSCAPKMYDELWTGGKCMYKLEPVVADGGELIIYAPHITEVSEVHGALIREIGYHCRDYFVKQWDCFKNYPWGTLAHSTHVHGIGTYKDGIETPRIRVTLATGIPEAVCRKINLGWRDPASIDVESFANREDEGVLLVRKAGEMLYHLDNPPGWAGGKA; encoded by the coding sequence ATGCCAGACAATCTAAAACCAGTCGCTGGAGCAAGAACAGCAAAGGGCGCTGCGCTGGCTGACAAGGAAGTCCGTGAAATTATCGGCCGTGCGCTTGATCCGGCTGCCTATCAGGGCAAGCGCATCCTGCTGATTGTTCCCGACGGCACCCGCACCGCGCCGGTCGGGTTGTTGTTTCGGGAAATTTTTGAGAGGCTCTCAACCGTTGCGGCCAAAATCGACGTCATGATCGCCCTCGGCACGCATCCGCCGATGAGCGATGAGGCGATTCGCGCCCGCATGGAAATCAGCCTTGAGGAACGCCGTTCCAAATATGCTCGGGTCGAGTTCATCAATCACGCATGGAATTCACCCTCCGCGCTCCACCGGCTGGGGGTCATTCCCGCGAAGGAAATCAGCGATTTGTCAGGCGGGCTCTTCGCCATGGACGTGCCGGTCGAGATCAACCGGCGGATTTTCGATTACGATCAATTGATCATCGCAGGGCCGGTTTTCCCTCATGAGGTCGTCGGCTGCTCGGGCGGCAACAAATACCTCTTCCCCGGCATCGCCGGACCCGAAATTCTCAATTTTTTTCACTGGCTCGGCGCGGTGATCACCAATCCGATGATTATCGGGAACAAATGGACGCCCGTCCGCAAGGTGGTGGATCGCGCAGCCGCCATGGTGCCGGTGGACAGGTTTTGCTTTTGCATGGTCGTGGACCAGGCGGGGCTGGCCGGCCTTTATGCCGGAACACCCGAAGCCGCGTGGGACGCGGCCAGCGATCTTTCCCGCGAATTGCACATCGTTTACAAGGAACACCCGTTCCACACCGTCCTGTCCTGCGCCCCGAAGATGTATGACGAGCTCTGGACCGGCGGGAAATGCATGTACAAACTCGAACCCGTGGTCGCCGACGGGGGCGAGCTGATCATCTACGCCCCGCACATCACGGAAGTTTCGGAAGTGCACGGCGCCCTTATCCGGGAAATCGGCTACCATTGCCGCGATTACTTTGTGAAGCAATGGGACTGTTTCAAAAATTATCCCTGGGGCACTCTGGCCCATTCCACGCATGTCCATGGGATCGGCACGTACAAGGACGGCATTGAAACCCCGCGCATCCGGGTCACGCTGGCCACCGGCATCCCGGAAGCGGTCTGCCGCAAGATCAACCTCGGCTGGCGCGATCCGGCTTCGATCGACGTGGAAAGTTTTGCCAACCGCGAGGACGAAGGCGTCCTGCTTGTCCGAAAAGCAGGGGAAATGCTTTATCATCTGGACAACCCGCCGGGCTGGGCCGGGGGAAAAGCATGA
- a CDS encoding gluconokinase — MSLFVVMGVSGCGKSSVADLLAKKTGGQFLDADSFHPAANKSKMAAGIPLTDEDRWDWLDTLNHELKRQAASSARPVFLACSALRQAYRDRLADGLDHLRFIYLKGSKECIRARLETRQNHYMPPTLLESQFATLEEPEDAILVDIERPLAEIIGNILPQLSRSKP, encoded by the coding sequence ATGAGCCTTTTCGTGGTCATGGGTGTCTCGGGCTGCGGCAAGAGCAGCGTTGCGGATCTGCTGGCGAAAAAAACCGGCGGCCAATTTCTCGATGCCGACAGTTTCCATCCCGCTGCTAACAAGTCAAAAATGGCCGCGGGCATTCCTCTCACCGACGAGGATCGTTGGGATTGGCTGGACACCTTGAATCATGAATTGAAACGGCAGGCCGCATCGTCGGCGCGTCCTGTTTTTCTGGCTTGTTCCGCGCTACGCCAGGCTTACCGCGACCGCCTGGCCGACGGGTTGGATCACTTGCGTTTTATTTACCTGAAAGGCTCGAAGGAATGCATTCGCGCCCGTTTGGAAACCCGGCAGAATCACTACATGCCGCCCACGCTGCTGGAAAGCCAGTTCGCAACCCTTGAGGAACCTGAAGATGCGATTCTTGTGGATATCGAGCGGCCGCTGGCTGAAATCATCGGCAATATTTTGCCACAACTTTCCCGGTCCAAACCTTGA
- the uxaC gene encoding glucuronate isomerase translates to MTNTLIHPDFLLENKTARRLYHEVAAELPIIDYHCHLPPADIAADRRFANLYDIWLEGDHYKWRALRSNGIAENLITGNAAPKEKFMAWARTLPMLWRNPLHHWTQLELARYFDIYEPLDETTAGSIWERANARLAEPDFTVRGILKKMRVNVVCTTDDPTDSLEHHQAANASGLPVKILPTFRPDRAMAIQDTKTWNEWVDALAARSGVSIRDFGDFLAALRARHDFFHKIGGRLSDHGFSCCPSAAATNAELQSIFAKARQDGTVTDHEAEQFATRILLDVARWNHEKGWILQLHLGPMRNNNTRKMRQLGRDSGFDSIGDWPQAEKLSRLLDALDATDQLPRTILYNNNPADNYVFASLIGNFQDGSIPGKVQFGAAWWFLDQKEGMEWQLNALSNLGLLRHFVGMITDSRSFLSYTRHEYFRRILCNLLGRDVEAGLVPNDKKRLSEYVTAICYENARAYFKF, encoded by the coding sequence CACTGCCATTTGCCTCCGGCAGACATCGCCGCCGACCGGCGTTTCGCGAATCTTTATGACATCTGGCTGGAGGGCGACCACTACAAATGGCGGGCACTGCGGAGCAACGGAATCGCGGAGAATTTGATCACCGGCAACGCTGCGCCAAAGGAAAAATTTATGGCCTGGGCGCGGACACTTCCCATGCTTTGGCGTAATCCGCTCCATCATTGGACCCAGCTTGAACTCGCCCGTTACTTTGATATTTATGAGCCCTTGGATGAAACAACGGCCGGCTCCATCTGGGAACGCGCCAATGCGCGCCTTGCCGAACCGGATTTTACCGTGCGCGGAATTTTGAAAAAAATGCGCGTCAACGTTGTCTGCACCACCGATGACCCGACCGACTCCCTGGAGCATCATCAGGCTGCGAATGCCTCCGGATTGCCGGTCAAAATCCTGCCGACCTTCCGGCCTGATCGAGCCATGGCTATTCAGGATACAAAGACATGGAATGAATGGGTGGACGCACTCGCTGCAAGGAGCGGAGTGAGCATACGGGATTTTGGCGATTTTCTGGCAGCCTTGCGCGCGCGCCATGATTTTTTTCACAAAATCGGAGGACGGCTATCCGACCATGGGTTCAGTTGCTGCCCGAGTGCGGCGGCCACCAATGCGGAACTGCAATCCATTTTCGCAAAAGCCCGGCAGGACGGCACCGTAACGGATCATGAAGCGGAACAATTTGCCACCCGAATCCTGCTCGATGTCGCTCGCTGGAACCATGAGAAAGGCTGGATCCTCCAGCTTCACCTGGGTCCGATGCGCAACAATAACACCCGGAAAATGCGCCAGCTTGGCAGGGACTCCGGCTTTGATTCCATCGGCGACTGGCCGCAGGCGGAAAAACTCAGCCGCTTGCTCGATGCTCTGGATGCCACAGATCAACTGCCCCGGACCATCCTCTACAATAACAATCCGGCGGATAATTATGTTTTTGCGTCGCTGATTGGCAATTTCCAGGACGGATCCATCCCCGGCAAAGTCCAATTTGGCGCAGCCTGGTGGTTCCTGGACCAAAAGGAAGGCATGGAATGGCAGCTCAATGCGCTTTCCAATCTCGGTTTGCTCCGGCATTTTGTCGGGATGATCACCGATTCCCGGTCCTTCCTCTCCTACACGCGCCACGAATATTTCCGGCGCATCCTGTGCAATCTTCTGGGGCGCGACGTGGAAGCGGGCCTGGTCCCCAATGATAAAAAGCGGCTTTCGGAATACGTAACAGCAATTTGTTATGAAAATGCGCGCGCGTACTTTAAATTTTAA